A part of Leishmania panamensis strain MHOM/PA/94/PSC-1 chromosome 34 sequence genomic DNA contains:
- a CDS encoding lipase, putative (TriTrypDB/GeneDB-style sysID: LpmP.34.1990) — translation MSLRLESIRAYRELYRAASRSARECALYNSSGLLSYVSQRFGQEADKQNRQLENALRALERHFSDQGRKKRRCAGAGRAQAKLLERYQRHISMEIDRTRILAKALYMAPGNVQLTSVLQVLSAGAGNRSYQQMMESSILSFLEHETKKTSRSEVAEDMTSERQNRIMLQALLPYAERLLLVHRTAVGEQNRVSSLIYLTPWQVTDSIVGNRSGVSAVHLRLGRDHLVVEVDETYNKQVVYICCTRQDGGDSGSYEWTQEVERVEISESEEVQKTMFHSQYLLMATRICDALLHDSPLHPTRSTVVIGHAVGGAVGLVLSLLLTQRGFEVSNTISLGAPKSLQGTLERYVAAINPIRVVLAGDPLVELPITGAEGASFVHIGEILLLSPANLSSDSSAPADTSESEADGKVICGAPSSPDDTFTAKSLSAMMADSDDVTFTSDCADAPSAAISVSSSKVGEAYAEEDSDEEGLPEILRVAAQRYSGHFLVEHYVRHLQDPSVELTYAEGDEVWDEGDYEKLKRSSAREPPITSEERRIRDLRGPL, via the coding sequence ATGTCGCTTCGACTTGAGTCCATTCGAGCGTACCGCGAGCTTTATCGCGCTGCTTCACGGTCAGCACGGGAATGTGCGCTGTATAATAGTTCAGGTTTACTGAGCTACGTCTCACAGCGTTTTGGGCAGGAAGCAGACAAGCAGAATCGCCAACTTGAAAATGCTCTGCGAGCATTGGAGCGACACTTCAGTGATcagggaaggaaaaaacgACGCTGTGCGGGGGCGGGCCGCGCTCAAGCCAAGTTACTAGAGCGGTACCAAAGGCACATCTCCATGGAAATTGATCGTACTCGTATCCTTGCTAAGGCGCTCTATATGGCGCCAGGCAATGTGCAACTGACATCAGTGCTTCAGGTCCTATCCGCAGGTGCCGGGAACCGCTCGTATCAGCAAATGATGGAGTCTAGCATTCTCTCGTTTCTTGAGCATGAAACTAAGAAAACTTCTCGCAGTGAGGTTGCAGAGGACATGACTAGCGAGCGTCAAAATCGAATTATGCTGCAGGCACTCTTACCATATGCGGAGCGGCTGCTACTTGTCCATCGTACGGCTGTGGGTGAGCAAAATCGGGTAAGCTCACTGATTTATCTAACGCCTTGGCAAGTGACCGATTCAATAGTTGGCAATCGAAGTGGCGTGTCTGCCGTGCATCTACGCCTTGGTCGTGATCACTTAGTGGTTGAAGTGGATGAGACTTACAACAAGCAAGTGGTGTACATTTGCTGTACCCGGCAGGATGGGGGCGACTCGGGTAGTTACGAGTGGACGCAGGAAGTAGAACGTGTGGAGATCAGCGAAAGTGAGGAGGTTCAGAAGACGATGTTTCACAGCCAGTACCTATTAATGGCAACTCGCATTTGTGATGCTCTTCTGCACGACTCTCCGCTACATCCTacgcgcagcaccgtcgtGATTGGCCACGCGGTTGGCGGGGCAGTAGGCTTGGTGTTGTCACTTTTGCTTACTCAACGGGGATTCGAGGTGTCGAACACGATCTCTCTCGGCGCACCAAAATCCTTACAGGGGACACTGGAGCGCTACGTTGCGGCAATTAATCCAATTCGGGTAGTGCTAGCGGGCGACCCGCTAGTTGAACTTCCTATCACGGGTGCCGAAGGGGCATCCTTTGTCCACATTGGCGAGATTCTCCTCCTGTCGCCGGCAAATCTGTCAAGCGATTCCTCAGCCCCAGCAGATACGTCTGAATCCGAGGCTGACGGAAAAGTTATATGTGGTGCCCCATCCTCACCTGATGACACTTTTACAGCCAAGTCTCTTAGCGCTATGATGGCCGACTCAGATGACGTTACTTTCACGAGTGACTGCGCTGATGCCCCTTCCGCAGCTATATCAGTTTCTTCAAGCAAGGTAGGTGAGGCGTACGCTGAAGAAGACAGCGATGAAGAGGGACTGCCTGAAATACTGCGTGTTGCTGCGCAGAGATATAGCGGTCACTTTTTGGTGGAGCATTACGTGCGGCATTTGCAAGATCCGTCGGTGGAGCTGACGTACGCCGAGGGGGATGAGGTATGGGATGAGGGAGACTACGAAAAGCTAAAGCGAAGCAGTGCTCGAGAGCCGCCAATAACGTCTGAAGAGCGTCGCATTCGTGACCTTCGTGGGCCACTGTGA
- a CDS encoding short-chain dehydrogenase/reductase, putative (TriTrypDB/GeneDB-style sysID: LpmP.34.2000), protein MKFGYKSESNAFFLGAATVAVCLFIPRRYLAAAIPLWILASRLVARGAMNHARPVTDADTADRQAQSRFVLSHDMPLTKRPVAIVTGTNSGIGYWTAVGLAVEGYEVVVTCRSAVLTQQTAERIRQEAERCRNAHPQRYAHSPASILVEGHLPLECEDFDSARTLAEWVTKKYAKRNVQVLVNNAGGMRKELTFSQYHPNLELHTAMNFLGPLLLTELLLPVLEKNGGRVVYVASEAHRFPQTLLLSSSFSAWKTVKAFPKCNCLIGGKLLNALKEVNQGAGKSSGPLQASSTRQAFVRYGTSKLLNTYHAHVIARRYRDVKDEAHRVYACSLHPGCVATNFSRDILSSFVNSIFAWMSLLFLKTAEEGAQTSLHCAMCPREELELVSPSGEKPTSSADAVSPYFVECADQTTSMLRAYGWDVSEAEAILQWGRQQVGLA, encoded by the coding sequence ATGAAGTTTGGATACAAGAGCGAGTCGAACGCCTTTTTCTTGGGTGCGGCGACTGTTGCTGTTTGCCTCTTCATTCCCCGGCGCtacctcgctgccgccattcCATTGTGGATTCTGGCAAGCCGTCTGGTGGCGCGAGGTGCCATGAATCACGCGCGCCCCGTGACGGATGCGGACACTGCGGACAGGCAGGCGCAGTCCCGCTTCGTGCTTTCGCACGACATGCCTCTGACGAAGCGTCCAGTGGCGATCGTGACTGGAACGAACAGTGGGATCGGGTACTGGACTGCTGTGGGGCTGGCGGTGGAAGGCTACGAGGTTGTGGTGACTTGCCGGTCGGCTGTACTGACGCAGCAGACCGCCGAGCGGATTcggcaggaggcggagcgctgcCGTAATGCGCATCCGCAGCGGTACGCGCACTCGCCGGCGTCGATTCTCGTGGAGGGACACCTGCCTCTGGAGTGCGAGGACTTCGACAGTGCGCGCACGCTTGCAGAGTGGGTGACAAAGAAGTACGCAAAGCGTAACGTGCAGGTGCTGGTGAACAACGCAGGCGGCATGCGCAAGGAGCTGACCTTCTCTCAATATCATCCGAACTTGGAGTTGCACACTGCCATGAACTTTCTCGGGCCACTTCTGCTGACGGAGTTGTTGCTGCCtgtgctggagaagaacgGTGGCCGTGTTGTGTATGTTGCTAGTGAGGCGCACCGCTTTCCACAgactcttcttctttccagTAGCTTCAGCGCGTGGAAGACGGTCAAGGCATTCCCCAAATGCAACTGCCTCATTGGGGGAAAGTTACTTAACGCGCTGAAGGAGGTCAATCAGGGTGCTGGCAAGTCGAGTGGTCCGCTTCAGGCTTCTTCGACGCGGCAGGCCTTTGTCCGCTACGGTACCAGCAAGCTGCTGAATACTTACCACGCCCATGTGATCGCGCGCCGCTACCGTGATGTGAAGGACGAGGCTCACCGTGTGTACGCCTGCTCGCTGCACCCCGGCTGTGTCGCCACCAATTTCTCTCGAGATATCCTCAGCAGCTTTGTGAATTCCATTTTTGCATggatgtcgctgctgttcttAAAGACTGCAGAGGAGGGTGCACAGACGTCGCTGCATTGCGCCATGTGTCCgcgcgaggagctggagctggtgTCGCCGTCTGGTGAGAAGCCAACTTCGAGCGCGGATGCGGTGAGTCCGTACTTCGTGGAGTGCGCAGACCAGACGACGAGCATGCTGCGTGCGTATGGCTGGGATGTGagtgaggcggaggcgatttTGCAATGGGGTCGGCAGCAGGTTGGCCTCGCTTAA
- the AAH gene encoding adenine aminohydrolase (TriTrypDB/GeneDB-style sysID: LpmP.34.2010): MMADVALLHHLIEVLPKAELHVHIEGTLSPELLFELAKRNGVQLPYKTVEEVRAAYNFADLQSFLNLYYEGMSVLITEDDFADLAYAYTRTMHESCICHAEPFFDPQGHLSRGITFRVLYDGITKGFRRGEAEFGVSVALIFSFLRHLPEEECLALVRDDMHPDNGQYIRELFAAKAFVAVGLDSSEMSHPPEKFARLYRYCRNELKVPFLVAHAGEEGPPMYVQDAMRMLAVDRIDHGVAAHLDLTLCKDLREKKIPLTVCPTSNVALKVFKDRAACGTVVMDLILKEGLCITINSDDPAYFGGDVRESFRILAETGRLTPATLKQLVLNSFHSSFITEERKRTYEERVEKVFKGVCGGA; the protein is encoded by the coding sequence ATGATGGCGGATGTAGCCCTTCTCCATCACCTCATCGAGGTTTTGCCCaaggcagagctgcacgtgCACATTGAGGGAACGCTGAGCCCAGAACTGCTCTTTGAGCTTGCGAAGAGGAACGGGGTGCAGCTTCCGTACAAgacagtggaggaggtcCGTGCAGCCTATAACTTCGCTGATCTGCAGTCCTTTCTCAACCTCTATTATGAAGGCATGTCTGTCCTCATCACTGAGGATGACTTTGCCGACCTGGCGTATGCCTACACCCGTACGATGCACGAGAGCTGCATCTGTCACGCTGAGCCCTTTTTCGACCCTCAAGGCCACCTCAGCCGCGGCATTACGTTTCGCGTGCTCTATGACGGAATCACAAAAGGATTTCGCCGCGGTGAGGCTGAGTTTGGAGTCAGTGTCGCGCTCATCTTTAGCTTCCTTCGTCATCTACCCGAGGAGGAGTGCTTGGCGCTCGTGCGCGATGACATGCACCCCGACAACGGCCAGTACATCCGTGAGTTGTTCGCAGCGAAGGCGTTTGTGGCGGTGGGGCTGGACTCTTCAGAAATGAGCCACCCACCGGAGAAGTTTGCACGGCTCTACCGCTACTGCCGCAACGAGCTGAAGGTACCGTTCCTTGTGGCGCACGCGGGTGAGGAAGGCCCGCCGATGTATGTGCAGGATGCGATGAGGATGCTGGCTGTGGACCGCATTGATCACGGTGTGGCCGCCCATCTGGACCTGACTCTGTGCAAGGATCTGCGTGAGAAGAAAATCCCGCTGACTGTGTGCCCGACGTCGAACGTAGCCCTCAAGGTATTCAAGGACCGCGCGGCGTGTGGCACTGTCGTGATGGACCTCATTTTGAAAGAAGGGCTTTGCATCACCATTAACTCGGATGATCCGGCCTACTTTGGCGGCGACGTACGGGAGAGTTTCCGTATTCTTGCCGAGACGGGTCGACTTACACCAGCcacgctgaagcagctcgtGCTTAATTCGTTCCACAGCAGCTTCATTACCGAAGAGCGCAAGCGCACATACGAGGAAAGGGTAGAGAAGGTCTTCAAAGGCGTGTGCGGAGGCGCATGA
- a CDS encoding short-chain dehydrogenase/reductase, putative (TriTrypDB/GeneDB-style sysID: LpmP.34.2020) has product MFHLFASEVAAFASMVLFVLMYGVFYFFDIGWAREPTAVDVFVLICSCIFACRTAAKGKVCQWPSGVDFTNRVALVVGATSGVGYSTAMQLAEHGWTVVLAARNIDRLLFSKKAIDRYLQRCNAKGSVKVLGTVDLRSDASIRAYVKDLAAVKAQLPVGLLIMAAGAMHRHLHFVGELEELRIGKASVAASSTAWRSIECMIAANAVGPYLFTQLMLPLLDETAERTSVTSRIVNVASSCHTFLGPGRQARYSPVEMIHGLDERAAEVLPGDDSGEAKKGKTARGPYYIRDYSWASFVGYYGLSKLCVMWNTRLLARQVATMRFIEKTAAKTPALRKPTMNPSPTDPAQNITATPETARQDQLKIFVACTHPGIITTYLYRDIFAPWMLDYLLYYPSLVFGKTWFESAQSTLKAAVEDTGMVQGGYYLCSGEYGPESGVNCVSAHTQSLTNMEEYRKWLMARVVPALKPESSDTGTRNQDEAFLH; this is encoded by the coding sequence ATGTTCCATCTTTTTGCATccgaggtggcggcgttTGCCTCGATGGTGCTCTTTGTTCTCATGTATGGCGTCTTCTACTTCTTCGACATTGGTTGGGCTCGCGAGCCGACCGCTGTGGATGTGTTCGTGCTCATCTGTAGCTGTATCTTTGCATGTCGCACAGCAGCCAAGGGTAAGGTGTGCCAGTGGCCCTCCGGTGTGGACTTCACAAACCGCGTGGCACTCGTCGTTGGGGCCACCTCTGGCGTAGGCTACAGCACGGCGATGCAGCTCGCAGAGCACGGCTGGACCGTTGTGCTCGCAGCCCGCAACATCGATCGGCTGCTTTTTTCAAAAAAGGCTATTGATCGTTACTTGCAGAGGTGCAACGCGAAGGGTTCGGTGAAGGTGCTCGGCACCGTCGATCTGCGCTCGGATGCGTCTATCCGAGCCTATGTAAAGGACCTGGCGGCTGTaaaggcgcagctgccggtgGGTCTCCTTATCATGGCGGCTGGCGCGATGCATCGGCATCTGCACTTTGTCGGCGAGCTGGAGGAGTTGAGAATAGGCAAAGCGTCCGTCGCGGCATCGTCCACGGCCTGGCGCTCGATCGAGTGCATGATCGCCGCAAATGCAGTCGGTCCCTATTTATTCACCCAGCTGATGCTCCCTTTGTTGGATGAGACGGCAGAGAGGACGTCGGTCACGTCGCGCATCGTGAACGTGGCGTCGAGCTGCCACACCTTCCTTGGCCCTGGCCGCCAAGCTCGCTACAGCCCGGTCGAGATGATCCACGGACTTGATGAGCGAGCCGCTGAAGTGCTCCCCGGCGACGACTCtggggaggcgaagaagggcaAAACTGCGCGTGGCCCATATTACATTCGCGACTATAGCTGGGCCAGTTTTGTTGGTTACTATGGGCTTTCCAAGCTCTGTGTCATGTGGAACACGCGGCTCCTGGCGCGGCAGGTCGCGACGATGCGTTTCATCGAAAAGACTGCTGCGAAGACGCCTGCTCTGCGCAAACCAACAATGAATCCCAGTCCCACAGACCCTGCCCAGAACATCACTGCAACGCCAGAGACAGCCCGACAGGACCAACTCAAGATCTTCGTCGCCTGCACGCACCCCGGCATCATCACTACCTACCTCTACCGTGACATCTTCGCGCCATGGATGCTCGACTACTTATTGTACTACCCTTCCCTTGTCTTCGGAAAGACATGGTTTGAGTCCGCTCAGTCGACTCTcaaggcagcggtggaggacaCAGGCATGGTACAGGGCGGCTACTACCTCTGCAGTGGGGAGTACGGCCCGGAGAGCGGTGTTAACTGCGTCTCAGCCCACACCCAGAGTCTGACAAACATGGAAGAGTACCGCAAGTGGCTGATGGCACGAGTGGTGCCGGCACTGAAGccggagagcagcgacacggGCACGAGGAATCAAGACGAAGCATTTTTGCATTAA
- a CDS encoding hypothetical protein (TriTrypDB/GeneDB-style sysID: LpmP.34.2030): protein MPPPVSTAQAGAGEEAPLAAPLPSNTATVTIPDVSIPLRPPGYPLPSSTADMEESTAVYFREARNPYGKRPRSTILSEASVSAASTVLEIVSAEEDVRAALDDTDRGSFVCGTPQSRPSKGAAAEDAVTAQYLVQLFNEPTRCEQDVYRLVDVAYCRRVLAQEAEEFKMAVSSQPSKGSSLEETEATTARAKRVDEFNSCLTAGQHRRYRRFVLEWLRHQPSPSVPPNSAEVLKVVQQEQRLFLEALRREAVCHVVQLSSDHHTTAYAHLGCTLTSFAQYRRVHQMRQRLISFLDDAKTKKREGLLLLGSAPVASSSEASGAAQKDKVARDVAHGPAGDLQEDVSPRATSLQLFQRRFPNLRVLQWHLVKLYNAQQNGVAAPFPNPQVRSFVVPSGATSGACLHKRHSEADSAVEASSSAAAAVHSSAVALMRPSTYLLFTSLPQHRRGDDSDQPGTRGCSRVAEDNNSDRTASSAVSTFATHLSVDAAAAVSPTPLSTAALHAYVAHHLLPRLGWQVSRYQGKDGEAGVDNEGITGVVASVSLSITFEAMLKLFVAHVDTEEPRTSFRIPLRVNVTRKPHSNRTNNTTSARAVYHAHVVVGSPVPNVTESRQSIQLAAAEYLLCQAANGEGSRSDTATPSGTRNFPSTIMAPEAVTPAASTVHLSRSTAMPRDINARQAAAQPIKGGAGGNAIRVSVENFLEQQEPASESSFPLVFRVSAPAAAGVLRLPSNEPLQGVSPVVIMAKMEHLNGTSAAAPDARLPSLTVSSSSTDTECAVASLAETATPCRWLLEVLSPREILQLDLLFACFPSATVHLHRVRLLEKDGRDESAETGSKSEEGEQLCMEVLAVEQLTLQRWCLSRRHLQRRPAESLITTPSPAEVLATYSWDLLYDTLTWLLDTTARRVAYALELEGECKEVSAEGTTALSEERYMYLILNNHANLVNTCAGTKLYTKKRPENSPESADATVFTSSYTESRFAVRYMVQDAEEIYPDYEPKVPITFEVENLHFLEKDAQSGSDEDGEGDTKSMGDKEKGVSKVASRLYRDPHTWNAETIPFTFPRTPAPALAGT from the coding sequence aTGCCTCCACCGGTATCCACAGCCCAAGCTGGAGCTGGGGAAGAGGCGCCTCTCGCAGCACCCCTGCCTTCAAATACGGCCACGGTAACAATCCCTGATGTGAGCATCCCATTGCGCCCCCCTGGTTACCCACTACCGAGCTCTACGGCAGACATGGAGGAGTCTACGGCTGTGTACTTTCGCGAGGCGCGCAACCCTTACGGAAAGCGACCCCGCTCTACTATCCTCAGCGAGGCGTCCGTGTCAGCAGCCTCCACCGTCTTGGAAATAGTGagcgccgaggaggacgtcCGCGCAGCTCTGGATGATACTGATAGGGGTAGCTTCGTCTGCGGCACCCCCCAGTCGCGACCCAGTAAgggggcggcagcggaggatGCTGTCACAGCGCAGTATCTTGTGCAGCTTTTCAACGAGCCGACTAGGTGTGAGCAGGACGTTTACCGCCTCGTTGATGTGGCGTACTGCCGGCGCGTCCTTGCGCAGGAAGCGGAGGAGTTCAAGATGGCCGTCTCGTCGCAGCCGTCAAAAGGATCCTCGTTGGAGGAGACCGAAGCTACAACAGCAAGGGCGAAGAGAGTTGACGAGTTCAACTCATGCCTGACAGCTGGTCAGCATCGGCGGTACCGCAGGTTTGTGCTAGAGTGGCTTCGACACCAGCCCTCCCCGTCGGTACCGCCAAACTCGGCGGAGGTGTTGAAGGTGGTACAGCAGGAGCAACGGCTGTTTCTCGAGGCACTGCGCCGAGAAGCGGTATGCCACGTGGTGCAGCTTTCCTCCGATCATCACACAACAGCGTACGCACACCTGGGGTGCACGCTGACTAGCTTTGCGCAGTATCGTCGCGTACATCAGATGCGGCAGAGACTTATTTCCTTCCTCGATGATGCCaagacaaaaaagagagaggggctgctgctgctgggtaGCGCTCCGGTGGCGAGCTCTTCAGAGGCTTCCGGCGCTGCCCAGAAGGACAAAGTTGCGAGAGACGTAGCTCACGGTCCCGCCGGTGATCTGCAGGAAGACGTGTCACCCAGGGCGacatcgctgcagctgtttcAGCGACGCTTTCCGAATCTGCGTGTCCTTCAGTGGCACCTGGTGAAGCTGTACAACGCCCAGCAGaacggcgtcgctgcccccTTTCCGAATCCACAAGTTCGCAGCTTCGTAGTACCGTCAGGTGCTACCTCTGGAGCCTGTCTGCACAAACGCCACTCAGAGGCAGACAGCGCTGTCGAGGCGTCTTCTTCggcggccgcagcagtgcactCGTCTGCTGTTGCGCTGATGCGCCCATCGACTTACCTCTTGTTCACCTCTTTACCCCAGCACAGACGAGGTGACGACAGTGATCAGCCGGGCACAAGGGGCTGCAGTAGAGTGGCTGAGGACAACAACAGTGACAGGACAGCGTCCTCTGCCGTTTCCACCTTTGCGACCCACCTGTCtgtcgatgccgctgccgcggtgaGCCCGACACCGCTGTCCACGGCAGCACTACATGCGTACGTagcccaccacctccttccaCGCCTGGGCTGGCAAGTGTCGAGGTATCAGGGTAAGGATGGCGAGGCAGGTGTTGACAATGAAGGCATCACGGGCGTAGTCGCGTCGGTGTCGCTCTCCATCACGTTTGAGGCGATGCTTAAGCTGTTTGTTGCTCACGTTGACACCGAGGAGCCTCGCACATCCTTTCGGATTCCTCTCCGTGTTAATGTAACGCGCAAGCCCCATTCGAACCGCACCAACAACACCACGTCCGCTCGCGCGGTGTACCACGCGCACGTGGTGGTTGGGTCGCCTGTGCCCAATGTGACGGAGAGCCGTCAAAGCATTCAgctggctgccgctgagTATCTGCTTTGCCAAGCCGCGAATGGCGAAGGGTCAAGGAGCGACACGGCCACGCCCAGCGGGACTCGAAATTTTCCAAGCACCATCATGGCGCCCGAAGCGGTTACTCCTGCTGCCTCCACGGTGCATCTCTCGCGCAGTACCGCCATGCCGCGCGACATCAACGCGAGGCAAGCGGCTGCACAACCAATTAAGGGTGGAGCCGGTGGCAATGCCATCAGGGTCTCTGTAGAAAACTTcctggagcagcaggagcctGCCTCTGAGAGCAGTTTTCCTCTCGTTTTTCGCGTTtcagcaccagctgctgctggtgtcttGAGGCTACCCAGCAACGAACCTTTACAAGGCGTTTCACCGGTGGTGATCATGGCGAAGATGGAGCACCTCAACGGCACTTCCGCGGCCGCGCCTGACGCCCGCTTGCCGTCATTGACAGTGTCGTCATCCTCGACGGACACCGAGTGTGCTGTTGCGTCGCTAGCGGAGACGGCGACTCCGTGCCGTTGGCTGCTCGAGGTGCTCTCCCCTCGAGAGATACTGCAGCTGGACTTGCTGTTCGCATGTTTTCCCAGCGCGACGGTGCATCTGCACCGCGTGCGGTTACTGGAAAAAGACGGCAGGGACGAGTCGGCAGAGACGGGAAGCAAgagcgaggaaggggagCAACTTTGCATGGAGGTGTTGGCTGTCGAGCAGTTGACACTCCAGAGATGGTGCTTGAGCCGTCGGCATCTGCAGAGGCGGCCGGCAGAGTCGCTCATCACGACCCCGTCGCCGGCTGAGGTGCTCGCTACCTACTCGTGGGACCTGCTCTACGACACACTCACCTGGCTGCTCGACACCACGGCTCGCCGCGTAGCCTACGCGCTCGAGTTAGAGGGGGAGTGCAAAGAGGTGTCGGCCGAGGGTACCACCGCCCTCTCTGAGGAGCGCTACATGTACTTGATCTTGAACAACCACGCCAACCTAGTGAACACATGCGCAGGCACCAAGCTGTACACAAAGAAGAGGCCCGAGAACTCACCAGAGTCAGCAGACGCCACCGTTTTTACCTCCAGCTACACAGAGAGCCGCTTTGCTGTGCGTTACATGGTGCAGGATGCAGAAGAAATCTACCCCGATTACGAGCCTAAAGTCCCCATCACCTTTGAGGTCGAAAATCTGCATTTCCTCGAGAAAGATGCGCAGAGCGGCAGTGATGAGGACGGTGAGGGTGACACCAAGTCCATGGGAgacaaggagaagggagTGAGCAAGGTAGCGTCTCGGCTCTACCGCGATCCCCACACGTGGAATGCAGAGACGATTCCTTTTACATTTCCGAGAACGCCGGCGCCCGCTTTAGCCGGGACTTGA